CGCGGCATCCGGCCGGCAGGAAGAGCAGGAAGCAAAAGATCGCCGAGATACAGATGTGCTTTCGGCGTGGGGAGGACGTGGCGTCAGTGCTGCTCGATGGCATAGTTTCCCGAGGAATGCGCCTGCAGGGGGAATCGTCCGGAAAGGACGCTGCAGGCGGTTAGTCGTTGCTCTGGAGACGAACGCGGGCGCGGCGGCGCAGCATGGCGCGAATGAGTGCCGCCATCAGGACACAGACGATGATGGCGGTGACGATGACGATCCAGGGGAACTCCGAGAACCAGAGGTTCAACTGAATCCACCAGGAGAGGGTGCCGACGCGGTAGTTATCCGTGCCGATGCGGTAGGACGAGAAGGTCGAACCATGGAGGACGCTGACCGACTGCGAGATGTCGGAGGACTGGGAGGCTTTGAAGAAGCTGTCGATGAAGTTGGGGATGACGGCGTGATCGCGGAGGGCGAGGAGGACGACAGAGCGCTTGCTTCCGCTGGGCCACTCGATTCCCTCCATGAGCGCGTCGGGGAGACCACCAGCGGTTTCGAGCTGACCGGTGTCGACGTGGTCGGAGCTGCGGACGCGCCACCAGGCGTGTTCGAGGGAGGCGAAAAAGCCCTGCGTGTCCTTGATGTGGAGGCCGTTGCCGTCGATGGCTACGGGAAGCGCATCGCCGAGCTTGCGGAGGGCGGCTTGCTGATCGTCGGCGGTGCCGAGGACGATGTAGTCCTTGGCACGATCGGTGCGTAGGCCATCGGCCCCAACGACCGTGACACCCAGAACGGGGTAGCCGGTCTGCGCGCCGAAGTGTCCCATGAGGGTGAGGAACGTCTCGATCTCATCGGTAGTGGGGACGTCAGGCAGGACGACGGCGGTCTCGGTGAGGTCAGCGAGGCGGGTGAAGGGATAGCCTGCGTTGGCGAAGAGCTCGAGGTTGGGCATGGGAGCCCAGTGGGGGACGTTCTGGAGATCGAGGTAGCTGTCTTTCAGGATGGCGCCCTGGATATTGAGCGGCGCGGAGTCCTGGCACTTCCCTTTCTTCGCGATCTCGAAGAAGAACTTCATCATGATGGAGTTCGAGAAGGGACGGATGCTGCCGACGGGGATCGGGATAACGGTCTCAAGGTTAGCCGAGGCCTTGTCAGAGTGCGGCATCGGCGTCGAGCTGACGTAGGCCGAATTCATGAAGACCTGGAGAGAACTCTCGTTCGCCAGCGGGATCCCGTTGTAGCGGTAGTGCATGTGGAAGCCGATGTTCTGGAGGGTGCCGTAGTAGAGATCCGGCGGGAGATGCATGTAGGCCACGACGGGAACGGAGCCATCGCCCTGGAGATCGCCGACCTGGGAGTTGTCGCCGATGTGGGTGATCCTGTCTGTGGAGAGCCAGCGCGGGGCATCGTCCGGTTCGCGCGGCTTGGGCATGCGGATGCTGCGCAGAGTGGCCTGGTCACCTTCGAGAAGATTGCGCTGAAGCGTGAGGACCTGGGCGGCGGTGACGAGGTCGTCGCCGCTTTCGCCGGCCAAGATAAGGACCTTCGCGTAGGGGTTTGAGGGATTGGTGCGGATGGCGACGGTGGGCCCGGCGGCAGCGGTCAGGTTGAGCGAGGCAGGAAGCTGAGCCGTGTTGTCGGCGATGACGATGGCATTGCCGGAGGGGATGGTGCCGATGGAGACGGGGAAATGTACGGGGCGGTAGTCGGTGAGGAGACCGAACCAAGAGGAGACGATCGCGGCTGCGCGGAGAGCCTTGGCCGATGGCTGCGTCGGGAAAACGATGGGAATGACGGGGTGAAGATTGACGGCAGGATCGTAGAACGGAAGTGGAAGTAGCTTGAGATCGTTCTGCAGAGGCAGAAGCGTTCCAGCGAGTTCGATGCTGGAGGTTGAATCCACGTGTGCCCAGAGGGCCGAGTGGGTGGGATCCTCGCACTGCGTGATGTAGTGGCCTATGAATTCGAAGGTAAGCTCGTTGTTCTGAACGATGAGTTCGGGAGGCAGACTGATGGTGGCTTCGAGGAGTGCACTGGTCTCGCCGCGGGTGACGTTGAGGCCCTGCTCGGCGGCAAGCTTCTGGGATGTGGTGAGGTCGGCTCCGAGGTCTCCGGTGGGGTGAACGGTTACGGGAAGCGTGGCGAAAAGGGTTCCATTGAGCGAGACGTTGAGGTGGCTGACGGCGGGTAGAAGTCCGGGGGAGAAGTGGTACCGGAGCTTCATGGTGGCGGTCTTGACGATCTGGGTCTGGGGGATGCTGAAGTAGGTGGAGTGATACGCGTCGACGCCGCGAAGGACGATGGTTTCGGGAACGCCGACGTCGGCGAGGGTGAAGGTGTTGCTGAAGTGACCGGGCGGGATTGGCGTGCCGTTCGCTGCGAGAACCGGGTTGGCGCGGGTGCCGACTGCAGGTTGTGCCGCGGCGGCCTTGGCGGTGTCTGCCTGCGCTGCGCGGGCGGGGGTCACGAG
This genomic window from Granulicella sibirica contains:
- the bcsA gene encoding UDP-forming cellulose synthase catalytic subunit — translated: MTRSPLWREFESGEGLPLRLLRFFILAGGTFFLLFTGILDLSWPQQFLLGAITVAIVVWLDRSSGSYLVTLTLMLLSMYSTFRYGFWRYSTTIKFFLDPGSQWTWLDAFFIWLLVGAETYAFIILFLGYLQTLWPLRRTPVPLPEDPDDWPAVDLLIPTYNEPLSVVRFTALAAMNIDWPADKLNVYILDDGKREEFRRFAEDAGIGYMTRDDNKHAKAGNINRALDRLDAPFVAIFDSDHVPTRSFLQVTVGWFLRDSKLGMLQTPHHFYSPDPFERNLNQFRTIPNEGELFYGVVQDGNDFWNATFFCGSCAVLRRSALDEVGGVAVETVTEDAHTSLRLQMNGWNTAYINIPQAAGLATERLSGHVRQRIRWARGMIQIIRIDNPLFARGLNIFQRLCYFNAMSHFLYALPRLIFLTAPLIYLVLGHTNVPGYWAAILAYAFPHLVLSSITNSRIQGQHRHSFWNEIYETVLAPYIFIPTMLALINPKLGSFNVTAKGGVVNRAFFDTRIAQPFLVMLAFDLLGCLMAIPRFYLINIPLIRGLYDGDHPGTIVMNLLWTFFNMTILGVATAVAWESQQRRQTVRVAMSVPTDVVLADGTIFAGVTSDLSSGGVQINMDDSLKIVAGDSVRLIFPVLDGDASLPASVVYVGGDILRAQFDPLTLQEEEALTMVLYSRADTWIGWGEAREADRPVRSMGRILQLAYQGLSQTIRGLIRNRRTPPPKGRFATSIAPVILFAMLFGSLVTPARAAQADTAKAAAAQPAVGTRANPVLAANGTPIPPGHFSNTFTLADVGVPETIVLRGVDAYHSTYFSIPQTQIVKTATMKLRYHFSPGLLPAVSHLNVSLNGTLFATLPVTVHPTGDLGADLTTSQKLAAEQGLNVTRGETSALLEATISLPPELIVQNNELTFEFIGHYITQCEDPTHSALWAHVDSTSSIELAGTLLPLQNDLKLLPLPFYDPAVNLHPVIPIVFPTQPSAKALRAAAIVSSWFGLLTDYRPVHFPVSIGTIPSGNAIVIADNTAQLPASLNLTAAAGPTVAIRTNPSNPYAKVLILAGESGDDLVTAAQVLTLQRNLLEGDQATLRSIRMPKPREPDDAPRWLSTDRITHIGDNSQVGDLQGDGSVPVVAYMHLPPDLYYGTLQNIGFHMHYRYNGIPLANESSLQVFMNSAYVSSTPMPHSDKASANLETVIPIPVGSIRPFSNSIMMKFFFEIAKKGKCQDSAPLNIQGAILKDSYLDLQNVPHWAPMPNLELFANAGYPFTRLADLTETAVVLPDVPTTDEIETFLTLMGHFGAQTGYPVLGVTVVGADGLRTDRAKDYIVLGTADDQQAALRKLGDALPVAIDGNGLHIKDTQGFFASLEHAWWRVRSSDHVDTGQLETAGGLPDALMEGIEWPSGSKRSVVLLALRDHAVIPNFIDSFFKASQSSDISQSVSVLHGSTFSSYRIGTDNYRVGTLSWWIQLNLWFSEFPWIVIVTAIIVCVLMAALIRAMLRRRARVRLQSND